In a single window of the Cupriavidus sp. P-10 genome:
- a CDS encoding acyl-CoA thioesterase has product MKHVYTVVMPIRWGDMDAMGHVNNTVYFQYLEQARIEWFASLGRGGKDPQGQGPVIINAHMTFLKQLRYPGDIECRVYAGQLGRTSFETRMEIRRTDLPDVVWAEGGAKVVWCDYSVEKSVPVPPEIRAIIEG; this is encoded by the coding sequence ATGAAACACGTCTATACGGTGGTCATGCCGATCCGCTGGGGCGACATGGATGCGATGGGCCATGTCAACAACACCGTCTATTTCCAGTACCTGGAGCAGGCGCGCATAGAGTGGTTCGCGTCGCTGGGGCGCGGCGGCAAGGATCCGCAAGGGCAGGGCCCGGTCATCATCAATGCGCATATGACCTTCCTGAAGCAGTTGCGCTATCCGGGGGATATCGAGTGTCGGGTCTATGCCGGGCAGCTGGGGCGTACCAGTTTCGAGACGCGCATGGAGATCCGGCGTACCGATCTGCCCGACGTGGTCTGGGCAGAGGGCGGGGCCAAGGTGGTGTGGTGCGATTATTCGGTGGAGAAGTCGGTGCCGGTGCCCCCGGAAATCCGCGCGATCATCGAGGGTTGA
- a CDS encoding PAS and helix-turn-helix domain-containing protein, with the protein MPAIDYQTAFQLAPVGLVLSRERVIEDCNEEVCRIFGTTREALLGQSFQVLYPTPDEFERTGARIVPIMNKHGMYSDERIMKRAGGELFWCHVTGRALDRSQPLGAGIWTFEDLSQKRQVTAELTARERDIAAQLVEGKTSKQIGKLLAISPRTVDIYRARLMKKYGASTSVDLVQRLVNH; encoded by the coding sequence ATGCCCGCCATCGACTACCAGACCGCTTTCCAGCTCGCCCCCGTGGGCCTGGTGCTGTCACGCGAGCGCGTGATCGAAGACTGCAACGAAGAAGTCTGCCGCATTTTCGGCACGACGCGCGAGGCGCTGCTGGGCCAGTCGTTCCAGGTGCTCTACCCCACCCCGGACGAATTCGAGCGCACCGGCGCGCGCATCGTGCCGATCATGAACAAGCACGGCATGTACTCGGACGAGCGCATCATGAAGCGCGCCGGCGGCGAGCTGTTCTGGTGCCATGTCACCGGGCGCGCGCTCGATCGTTCGCAGCCGCTGGGCGCGGGGATCTGGACCTTTGAGGACCTGTCGCAGAAGCGGCAGGTCACGGCCGAGCTGACCGCGCGCGAGCGCGACATCGCGGCGCAGCTGGTGGAGGGGAAGACCAGCAAGCAGATCGGCAAGCTGCTGGCAATCAGCCCTCGCACGGTGGATATCTACCGCGCGCGGTTGATGAAGAAGTATGGGGCGAGCACGTCGGTCGACCTGGTCCAGCGGCTGGTCAACCACTGA
- a CDS encoding TRAP transporter small permease, which translates to MEQQEEARRNAVPQHVVDSAVIPRAADEAQDTEFRVSPRLEDWIGVIVMLLLVGITFANVVVRYFTDESFAWTEEFSVFLMIVLALVAGSAAVARNRNIRIEFFFERGSAARQRRLAILSALAVAVMFIALAVLGARITWDEYTFGETSPGIGVPSWWYSIWLPVLSAGIALRALGLALRNVRALKALHEENRMAKERLQ; encoded by the coding sequence ATGGAGCAACAAGAAGAGGCACGGCGCAATGCCGTGCCGCAACACGTCGTCGATTCCGCGGTGATCCCGCGGGCGGCAGACGAAGCGCAGGACACTGAATTCCGGGTTTCACCCCGCCTCGAGGACTGGATTGGCGTGATCGTGATGCTGCTGCTGGTAGGCATCACCTTCGCCAACGTGGTAGTCCGCTATTTCACTGACGAGTCGTTTGCCTGGACCGAGGAATTCTCGGTCTTCCTGATGATCGTGCTGGCACTGGTCGCGGGCAGCGCCGCGGTGGCGCGCAATCGCAATATCCGCATCGAATTCTTCTTTGAGCGCGGCAGCGCGGCGCGCCAGCGCCGGCTGGCGATCCTGTCGGCGCTGGCGGTGGCCGTGATGTTCATCGCGCTGGCAGTATTGGGTGCGCGCATCACCTGGGATGAGTACACCTTTGGCGAAACCTCGCCGGGCATCGGCGTGCCGAGCTGGTGGTACTCGATCTGGCTGCCGGTGCTGTCGGCCGGCATTGCGCTGCGCGCGCTGGGCCTGGCGTTGCGCAACGTGCGTGCGCTCAAGGCGCTGCATGAAGAGAACCGGATGGCGAAGGAGCGTTTGCAATGA
- a CDS encoding DctP family TRAP transporter solute-binding subunit: MKRRALMLATAAAIAASAFAPPGAMAQTYKSEYKMSLVLGPAFPWGKGGEIWADLVKQRTNGRINIKLYPGTSLVAGDQTREFSAIRQGVIDMAVGSTINWSPQVKELNLFSLPFLMPDYKALDALTQGEVGKSIFTTLEKAGVVPLAWGENGFREVSNSKREIRKPEDLKGMKLRVVGSPLYIETFNALGANPTQMSWADAQPAMASGAVDGQENPQSVFAAAKLYTVGQKFVTAWGYVADPLIFVVNKQIWESWTPADREIVKQAAIDAGKQEIVLARKGLAEAGAPAWKEMEGHGVKVTHLTPAEHDAFRKATAKVYDKWKKQIGADLVTKAEGAIAKR, encoded by the coding sequence ATGAAACGTCGTGCCCTGATGCTCGCAACGGCCGCCGCCATTGCCGCTTCCGCCTTCGCCCCCCCCGGCGCGATGGCGCAGACCTACAAGTCCGAGTACAAGATGTCGCTGGTGCTCGGCCCGGCCTTCCCGTGGGGCAAGGGTGGCGAGATCTGGGCCGACCTGGTCAAGCAGCGCACCAATGGCCGCATCAATATCAAGCTGTACCCGGGCACCTCGCTGGTGGCCGGCGACCAGACCCGCGAGTTCTCGGCGATCCGCCAGGGCGTGATCGACATGGCGGTCGGCTCGACCATCAACTGGTCGCCGCAGGTCAAGGAACTGAACCTGTTCTCGCTGCCGTTCCTGATGCCGGACTACAAGGCGCTGGACGCACTGACGCAGGGCGAAGTCGGCAAGTCGATCTTCACCACGCTGGAAAAGGCCGGCGTGGTGCCGCTGGCCTGGGGCGAGAACGGCTTCCGCGAGGTGTCGAACTCCAAGCGGGAGATCCGCAAGCCGGAAGACCTCAAGGGCATGAAGCTGCGCGTGGTGGGCTCGCCGCTGTACATCGAGACCTTCAACGCGCTGGGCGCCAACCCGACGCAGATGAGCTGGGCCGACGCGCAGCCGGCGATGGCCTCGGGCGCCGTGGACGGCCAGGAGAACCCGCAGTCGGTGTTCGCCGCCGCCAAGCTGTACACGGTGGGCCAGAAGTTCGTCACCGCCTGGGGCTACGTGGCTGACCCGCTGATCTTCGTGGTCAACAAGCAGATCTGGGAAAGCTGGACCCCGGCTGACCGCGAGATCGTCAAGCAGGCCGCCATCGACGCCGGCAAGCAGGAAATCGTGCTCGCCCGCAAGGGCCTGGCCGAGGCCGGCGCGCCCGCCTGGAAGGAAATGGAAGGCCACGGCGTCAAGGTCACGCACCTGACGCCGGCCGAGCATGACGCCTTCCGCAAGGCGACCGCCAAGGTCTACGACAAGTGGAAGAAGCAGATCGGCGCCGACCTGGTGACCAAGGCTGAAGGCGCGATCGCCAAGCGCTAA
- a CDS encoding SDR family oxidoreductase translates to MGLSINLEGKVALVTGASSGLGSRFATVLAAAGAKVVLASRRTERLKELRAAIEAEGGSAHVVRLDVTDPDSIRSAVAHAETEAGSIDILVNNSGVSTTQKLTDVTPDDFDFVFDTNTRGAFFVAQEVAKRMIARAKGAEKNGSPLPQARIVNVASVAGLKVLSQIGIYCMSKASVVHMTKAMALEWARHGINTNAICPGYIDTEINHHHWDSDAGQKLIQMLPRKRLGKPDDLDGLLLLLASDQSQFINGAVITADDGMV, encoded by the coding sequence ATGGGTTTGTCGATCAATCTGGAAGGCAAGGTAGCGCTGGTCACCGGCGCGTCAAGCGGGCTTGGCTCGCGTTTCGCCACGGTCCTGGCGGCCGCTGGCGCCAAGGTGGTACTGGCCTCTCGCCGTACCGAGCGCCTCAAGGAACTGCGTGCGGCAATCGAGGCGGAGGGCGGCAGCGCCCACGTGGTGCGGCTCGACGTGACCGACCCGGACAGCATCCGCTCGGCGGTGGCGCATGCGGAGACCGAGGCCGGCTCGATCGACATCCTGGTTAACAATTCGGGCGTGTCGACCACGCAGAAGCTGACCGACGTCACCCCTGACGATTTCGATTTTGTCTTCGACACCAATACCCGCGGCGCCTTCTTCGTCGCGCAGGAAGTGGCCAAGCGCATGATCGCGCGGGCCAAGGGCGCCGAGAAGAACGGCAGCCCGCTGCCGCAGGCGCGCATCGTCAATGTCGCGTCGGTGGCTGGCCTGAAGGTGCTGTCGCAGATCGGCATCTATTGCATGAGCAAGGCGTCGGTGGTGCACATGACCAAGGCCATGGCGCTGGAATGGGCGCGCCATGGCATCAACACCAACGCGATCTGTCCCGGCTATATCGATACCGAGATCAACCACCACCACTGGGACTCGGACGCCGGCCAGAAGCTGATCCAGATGCTGCCGCGCAAGCGCCTGGGCAAGCCCGACGATCTCGACGGCTTGCTGTTGCTGCTGGCGTCCGACCAGTCGCAATTCATCAACGGTGCCGTGATCACCGCCGACGACGGCATGGTCTGA
- a CDS encoding TRAP transporter large permease: MTLVAIILFVVFIGLMLLGVPIGVSLGLGGLIAIGLSNLDTQMFGLLAVPQNFYAGLAKYPLLAIPMFVLVGSIFDRSGVAQRLVTFAIAVVGRGPGMLPLVAILVAMFLGGISGSGPANAAAVGGVMIAAMSRAGYPGSYSAAVVGAAAATDILIPPSVAFIIYSVLVPGASVPALFAAGMIPGVLAGVALIVPAVWLARKHNMGAAEAALPRPPFWKSLREAAWGLVAPFLILGGMRAGWFTPTEAAVVAVVYGLFVGMVVYRSIGMRDLFTIFQEAAETSAVILLVVALAGIFAYALSTLGVIDPLAHAIANSGLGEYGVLALIVLLLMTVGMFLDGISIFLIFVPLLLPIANAFHWNPVWFGVVLTLKVALGQFTPPLAVNLMVSCRIARVRMEETVPWVIWMLLAMFVAMLMVLAYPPLATWLPEYLGY; the protein is encoded by the coding sequence ATGACGCTGGTTGCCATCATCCTGTTTGTGGTCTTTATCGGCCTGATGCTGCTGGGCGTGCCCATCGGCGTGTCGCTGGGGCTGGGCGGCCTGATCGCGATCGGCCTGTCCAACCTGGATACCCAGATGTTCGGCCTGCTGGCCGTGCCGCAGAACTTCTACGCCGGGCTGGCCAAGTACCCGCTGCTGGCGATCCCGATGTTCGTGCTGGTGGGGTCGATCTTCGACCGTTCCGGCGTGGCGCAGCGGCTGGTGACCTTTGCCATCGCCGTCGTCGGGCGCGGACCGGGCATGCTGCCGCTGGTGGCGATCCTGGTGGCGATGTTCCTCGGCGGCATTTCCGGCTCGGGTCCGGCCAACGCGGCCGCGGTCGGCGGCGTGATGATCGCGGCGATGTCGCGGGCGGGGTATCCCGGTTCGTACAGCGCCGCGGTGGTCGGCGCGGCGGCCGCGACCGACATCCTGATCCCGCCGTCGGTGGCCTTCATCATCTACAGCGTGCTGGTACCCGGCGCGTCGGTGCCGGCACTGTTCGCCGCGGGCATGATTCCGGGCGTGCTGGCCGGCGTGGCGCTGATCGTGCCGGCGGTGTGGCTGGCTCGCAAGCACAACATGGGTGCCGCCGAGGCTGCGCTGCCGCGTCCGCCGTTCTGGAAGAGCCTGCGCGAAGCGGCGTGGGGCCTGGTGGCGCCGTTCCTGATCCTGGGTGGCATGCGCGCCGGCTGGTTCACGCCGACCGAAGCCGCCGTGGTGGCGGTGGTGTACGGCCTCTTCGTCGGCATGGTGGTGTACCGCAGCATCGGCATGCGCGACCTGTTCACGATCTTCCAGGAAGCGGCCGAGACCTCGGCGGTGATCCTGCTGGTGGTCGCGCTGGCCGGCATCTTCGCCTATGCGCTGTCTACGCTGGGCGTGATCGATCCGCTGGCGCACGCCATCGCCAATTCCGGCCTGGGCGAGTACGGCGTGCTGGCGCTGATCGTGCTGCTGCTGATGACGGTAGGCATGTTCCTGGACGGCATCTCGATCTTCCTGATCTTCGTGCCGCTGCTGCTGCCGATCGCCAATGCCTTCCACTGGAACCCGGTGTGGTTCGGCGTGGTGCTGACGCTGAAGGTGGCGCTGGGCCAGTTCACGCCGCCGCTGGCCGTGAACCTGATGGTGTCGTGCCGGATCGCCCGCGTGCGCATGGAAGAGACCGTGCCCTGGGTGATCTGGATGCTGCTGGCGATGTTCGTTGCCATGCTGATGGTGCTGGCCTATCCGCCGCTGGCGACCTGGCTGCCGGAATACCTCGGCTATTGA